One window from the genome of Buchnera aphidicola (Neophyllaphis podocarpi) encodes:
- the ribH gene encoding 6,7-dimethyl-8-ribityllumazine synthase, with translation MKIIQSDFIALNAKIAILTTHVNNFINENLLRNSIDTLIRIGKIKKDNITIIKVPGSQELPLITNIIVKSKKYDAIIVLGSIIKGKTMHFELLATSVTNEISNISIQNNIPITLGLITAENVIQAIDRSGTKYGNKGHDAALACLELINIINKINKL, from the coding sequence ATGAAAATAATTCAAAGTGATTTCATTGCGTTAAATGCAAAAATAGCAATTTTGACTACTCATGTAAATAACTTTATTAATGAAAATTTGTTAAGAAATAGTATAGATACTTTAATTAGAATAGGAAAAATAAAAAAAGATAACATAACAATCATAAAAGTTCCAGGATCTCAAGAATTACCTTTGATTACAAATATCATTGTAAAATCAAAAAAATATGATGCAATCATAGTACTAGGAAGTATTATTAAAGGTAAAACAATGCATTTTGAATTGTTAGCAACCTCAGTTACAAATGAAATATCTAATATTAGTATTCAAAATAATATACCAATTACTTTAGGTCTTATTACAGCAGAAAATGTTATACAAGCTATAGATAGATCAGGAACAAAATATGGAAACAAAGGACATGATGCAGCTTTAGCATGTTTAGAATTAATAAACATAATTAATAAAATCAATAAATTATAA
- a CDS encoding exodeoxyribonuclease V subunit gamma, protein MFNIYYSNQLNILIKKIDKVIKKTPAKNLLKPEIILVPSTKLIQPIQILITKHIGICANIEIMLFKNFLLKYFNIFFFKRIFLDDELLTWKLFSLNNFKKIVKDNKEIKEKEIINYELQNFSLAKYIAKLFKQYMLYDPLFLEKISNKKKINSQYIWQIKLWKCIFNKKNKNNKESFNTYNFFEKEILKSKKNKLIPKRFFLCCINFLEPIYIIILKILNKYSDIYILISNSIFYNKKTTNFTESKIKGKIFKTISLVEQNKNIFISKLKCKNIKEKKFFIRTEKNILNTIKKEILNKKFNSLFNGNNINKKEIKENNTIELEDSSFCVKATNNIREEIEKLYENIKKILNKKNDILPHEIIVMSNNIKKYSHIIKSVFKKNFKVKIIDEKFSDKSILFNNFYKLMKLGDSQLSNIQIIEFLEMDSISKKFKINQEEYKLLYKWIKELGVQWGFDQKHINKKINLKNININTWKVGIKKILLGYAMDQDNIFDNIIPYYEPNNLFNRLIEKFIILLIKLNKWRKIFQKPKTIKYWIKKYQKFTSDFFDKKEDSKKELKLIEKTWKKILYNGLKSKNKDKISINLLREEILNNINKKSNNHIIDGSICFSNINYLSYFPFKVVCIIGLNQKFFIKTTIKNKYYFLVDSIKKINNNLNYLNYNKIFFLNSLISAQKIFYISYIKKNSQNIINTTSVLNKLINYIKYKFYIKKKSLKENKIKKINTKKINKISKKNICYKNKYLIEKQFYNIEQIEKKISFKNLLKFWKNPIRFFFNYRLQIKNFYQIENLYENEIFQPNNLDIYKINTEILDKILYKKDINILFKKYKTNNQLPIGKFGEIIWNKQIKEMEQIAQKINNYVDINTEKYINSEIKLLRIENNYLKTYKTGLVRWRPGILNIYDGLSLWLEHLVYCLSGGLGNSIFIGQKNTKWYFSNINKEIAFKNLKKYIKGYKEGLMTPILLTKSGEKWLSTIYNTKNNSLSKNNQVHKKAEKNLLNTWFGNFIIYGEREDIYISKIINKIDDYYINKICSASKKWLMPILKNNTNLKIN, encoded by the coding sequence ATGTTTAATATATATTATTCTAATCAATTAAATATTCTAATTAAAAAAATAGATAAAGTTATTAAAAAAACACCAGCAAAAAATTTATTAAAACCTGAAATTATATTAGTTCCTAGTACAAAATTAATACAACCAATACAAATACTAATAACTAAACATATAGGAATATGCGCTAATATAGAAATTATGTTATTTAAAAATTTTTTGTTAAAATATTTTAACATATTTTTTTTTAAAAGAATATTTTTGGATGATGAATTACTAACATGGAAATTGTTTTCTTTAAATAATTTTAAAAAAATAGTAAAAGATAATAAAGAAATAAAAGAAAAAGAAATTATAAATTATGAATTACAAAATTTTAGCTTAGCAAAATATATAGCAAAATTATTCAAACAATACATGTTATATGATCCTTTATTTTTAGAAAAAATATCAAACAAAAAAAAAATAAATAGTCAATATATATGGCAAATAAAATTATGGAAATGTATTTTTAATAAAAAAAATAAAAACAATAAAGAATCATTTAATACATATAATTTTTTTGAAAAAGAGATTTTAAAGTCTAAAAAAAATAAATTAATTCCTAAAAGATTTTTTTTATGTTGTATAAATTTTTTAGAACCTATTTATATTATAATATTAAAAATTTTAAATAAGTATAGTGATATTTATATACTAATTAGTAATAGCATTTTTTATAACAAAAAAACTACTAATTTTACAGAAAGTAAGATCAAAGGAAAAATATTTAAAACAATTTCATTAGTAGAACAGAACAAAAATATATTTATATCTAAATTAAAATGTAAAAATATAAAAGAAAAGAAATTCTTCATAAGAACAGAAAAAAATATCTTAAATACAATTAAAAAAGAAATTTTAAATAAAAAATTTAATTCTTTATTTAATGGTAATAACATAAACAAAAAAGAGATAAAAGAAAATAATACTATAGAACTTGAAGATAGTTCTTTTTGTGTAAAAGCAACAAATAATATAAGAGAAGAAATAGAAAAATTATATGAAAATATTAAAAAAATTTTAAATAAAAAAAACGATATTTTACCACATGAAATTATTGTGATGAGCAATAATATTAAAAAATACTCTCATATTATAAAATCAGTTTTTAAAAAAAACTTTAAAGTTAAAATTATAGATGAAAAATTTAGTGATAAAAGTATATTATTTAATAATTTTTATAAGTTAATGAAATTAGGAGATAGTCAACTATCTAATATTCAAATAATTGAGTTTTTAGAAATGGATAGTATTTCAAAAAAATTTAAAATTAATCAAGAAGAATATAAATTATTATATAAATGGATAAAAGAATTAGGTGTACAATGGGGTTTTGATCAAAAGCATATAAACAAAAAAATTAATTTAAAAAATATAAATATTAATACATGGAAAGTAGGAATCAAAAAAATTTTATTAGGATATGCTATGGATCAAGATAATATATTTGATAATATAATACCTTATTATGAACCTAATAATTTGTTTAATAGGTTAATTGAAAAGTTTATAATTTTATTGATAAAATTAAACAAATGGCGAAAAATTTTTCAAAAACCCAAAACAATAAAATATTGGATAAAAAAATATCAAAAATTTACTAGTGATTTCTTTGATAAAAAAGAAGATTCAAAAAAAGAACTAAAACTTATAGAAAAAACTTGGAAAAAAATTTTGTATAATGGACTAAAATCCAAAAATAAAGATAAAATATCAATTAATCTATTAAGAGAAGAAATATTAAATAATATAAATAAAAAATCAAATAATCATATAATAGATGGTTCAATATGTTTTAGTAATATAAATTATTTAAGCTATTTTCCTTTTAAAGTTGTTTGTATAATAGGTCTAAATCAAAAATTTTTTATCAAAACAACAATTAAAAATAAATATTATTTTTTAGTAGATTCAATTAAAAAAATAAATAATAACTTAAATTATTTAAATTATAATAAAATATTTTTTTTAAATTCATTGATATCTGCACAAAAAATATTTTACATTAGTTACATAAAAAAAAACTCTCAGAATATAATAAATACTACTTCAGTATTAAATAAATTAATAAATTATATAAAATATAAATTTTATATAAAGAAAAAATCATTAAAAGAAAATAAAATAAAAAAAATTAACACAAAAAAAATAAATAAAATAAGCAAAAAAAATATATGTTATAAAAATAAATATTTAATAGAAAAACAATTCTATAATATAGAACAAATTGAAAAAAAAATATCTTTTAAAAATCTGTTAAAATTTTGGAAAAATCCAATACGTTTCTTTTTTAATTATAGATTACAAATTAAAAATTTTTATCAAATAGAAAACTTATATGAAAATGAAATATTTCAACCAAATAATCTAGATATTTATAAAATCAACACAGAGATCTTAGATAAAATTTTATATAAAAAAGATATAAATATACTTTTTAAAAAATATAAAACAAACAATCAATTACCAATAGGTAAATTTGGTGAAATAATATGGAACAAACAAATAAAAGAAATGGAACAAATAGCACAAAAAATAAATAATTATGTAGATATCAATACAGAAAAATACATAAATTCAGAAATTAAGTTACTAAGGATCGAAAATAATTATTTAAAAACATATAAAACAGGATTAGTACGCTGGAGACCAGGTATATTAAATATATATGACGGATTATCTTTATGGCTAGAACATCTTGTGTATTGTCTTTCAGGAGGATTAGGAAATAGTATTTTTATTGGACAAAAAAATACAAAATGGTATTTTTCAAATATAAATAAAGAAATAGCTTTTAAGAATTTAAAAAAATATATTAAAGGATATAAAGAAGGTTTAATGACACCAATCCTATTAACAAAATCTGGAGAAAAATGGTTAAGTACTATATATAATACTAAGAATAATAGTTTATCGAAAAATAATCAAGTACATAAAAAAGCAGAAAAAAATTTATTAAATACGTGGTTTGGAAATTTTATAATATATGGAGAAAGAGAAGATATATATATTAGTAAAATTATAAATAAAATAGATGATTACTATATAAATAAAATATGTAGTGCATCAAAAAAATGGTTAATGCCAATTTTAAAAAATAATACTAACTTAAAAATAAACTAA
- the recB gene encoding exodeoxyribonuclease V subunit beta, giving the protein MTKAENTLDNSSIYTIHSFCKKILEIDIFQHEYITTNNRIIYNEEEIYETATTDFWRENFYNLSTSLTNIIHTEIKNPKKLLNNIKPYLNNTYVDIKYPNYTKYQIKYINKKILSNINIFKKYWIDNELILIKNIISKIKNKFYKKTIINYSKKISNWVKNDVLYYKIPKELEYFSIKEISKKNKIINSEELFFLKNIENFLKKPIFLIDIIYAKSIKEIRKKIKEIKKQISLIEFSDIVRLSKYILKNKNKSKNILKYIRKIYPIAIVDEFQDTDNEQNIILKEIYINSKNVILILVGDPKQSIYNFRGSNIFNYFNIKSKIKNHYYLNNNWRSSKSMISSINYLFSRIKKPFFIKELEFIPVKYTKNSNKIKIEVNNKEYSALKIWMYKNCKTNIKEYTEWSSKICAKEINYLLQKSIEGKAILKKGKVTKKIKEKDIVILVSNKNEALKIQQAMNKYNINTLYLSEKNSVFSTLEAKEILWILQALANPPSKKFINQVLLSSIFQNKIKSLDKYDNNKKYNYQNLAKKLYKYKIIWNTLGILELIKNLIEYMLKNNLNKHFISKQKINNFLHLGELIQKKSEKIKNKTYLIYWIQRKITNTKKIKEEEIIKNNDLNSVVINTIHKSKGMQYPIVWFPFAINFLKVQNGTYYNPKTKKNTLNFKVTKKNINKHINEMMSEKLRLIYVALTRSIWHCSLSISQELINDKNIKYYKKYNIKYSSPIGYLLKNNKDLTINETINKLIRKKNSNIEILTNNLYKKEKITEIKSDMIDFKKTNTDINLIKKEKWSILSYSNIKKNNKLEFNNKKLNKNIKNKNNLTIKNFPQGLNTGLLMHEILKKINFKQKIKIKLIHQILKKYNFNYKWLNIVLQWTKYILNKKLNIKNLYLCKIKEENLIKELNFYLLIKNRITEIKFNEVIKKFDNISNASKNIKFTDTKGIFYGKIDLIFKWSKKYYILDYKSNWIGENNQNYKFDYLIKEIKKYRYDIQYHIYSLALHRYLKSKIKKYDFKKYFGGIFYFFIRAAKSKNIKEGIFYKIPEENLIKSLDKLFD; this is encoded by the coding sequence CTGACAAAAGCAGAAAATACATTAGATAATTCTTCAATATATACAATACATTCATTTTGCAAGAAAATATTAGAAATAGATATATTTCAACATGAATATATAACTACTAATAATAGAATTATTTATAATGAAGAAGAGATATATGAAACTGCAACAACAGACTTCTGGAGAGAAAATTTTTATAATTTATCTACTTCATTAACTAATATTATACATACAGAAATCAAAAATCCTAAAAAGCTATTAAATAATATAAAACCTTATTTAAATAATACTTATGTAGATATAAAATATCCTAATTATACAAAATATCAAATAAAATATATAAATAAAAAAATATTATCTAATATAAATATTTTTAAAAAATATTGGATAGACAACGAACTAATTTTAATAAAAAATATAATATCAAAAATAAAAAATAAATTTTATAAAAAAACTATTATAAACTATTCAAAAAAAATCTCTAATTGGGTAAAAAATGATGTTTTATATTATAAAATACCTAAAGAATTAGAATATTTCTCAATAAAAGAAATAAGTAAAAAAAATAAAATTATTAATAGTGAAGAATTATTTTTTTTAAAAAATATAGAAAATTTTCTAAAAAAACCTATATTTCTAATAGATATTATATATGCTAAATCTATCAAAGAAATAAGGAAAAAAATAAAAGAAATTAAAAAACAAATTTCATTAATAGAATTTAGTGACATAGTAAGATTATCAAAATATATATTAAAAAATAAAAATAAATCAAAAAATATCTTAAAATATATAAGAAAAATATATCCAATAGCTATAGTTGATGAATTTCAAGATACAGATAATGAACAAAATATAATTTTAAAAGAAATATATATTAATAGTAAAAATGTTATATTAATATTAGTAGGAGATCCAAAACAATCTATATATAATTTTAGAGGAAGTAATATATTTAATTATTTCAATATAAAATCAAAAATCAAAAACCATTATTATTTAAATAATAATTGGAGATCATCAAAAAGCATGATAAGTAGTATAAACTATTTATTTTCAAGAATAAAAAAACCTTTTTTTATAAAAGAATTAGAGTTTATTCCAGTAAAATATACTAAAAATAGTAATAAAATAAAAATAGAAGTAAATAATAAAGAATATTCTGCTTTAAAAATTTGGATGTATAAAAATTGCAAAACAAATATAAAAGAATATACTGAATGGTCATCAAAAATATGTGCTAAAGAAATAAATTATTTATTACAAAAAAGTATTGAAGGTAAGGCTATATTAAAAAAAGGAAAAGTAACAAAAAAAATAAAAGAAAAAGATATAGTTATATTAGTTAGTAACAAAAACGAAGCTTTAAAAATACAACAAGCTATGAATAAATACAATATAAATACATTATATTTATCAGAAAAAAATAGCGTATTTTCAACATTAGAAGCAAAAGAAATATTATGGATATTACAAGCTTTAGCTAATCCCCCTTCAAAAAAATTTATAAATCAAGTATTACTTTCTAGTATTTTTCAAAATAAAATAAAATCTTTAGACAAATATGATAATAATAAAAAATATAATTATCAGAATTTAGCTAAAAAGCTTTATAAATATAAAATTATATGGAATACACTAGGAATATTAGAACTAATAAAAAATTTAATAGAGTACATGTTAAAAAATAATTTAAATAAACATTTTATATCAAAACAAAAAATAAATAATTTTTTACATTTAGGAGAATTAATTCAAAAAAAATCTGAAAAAATTAAAAATAAAACTTATTTAATATATTGGATTCAAAGAAAAATAACAAATACAAAAAAAATAAAAGAAGAAGAAATTATAAAAAACAATGATTTAAATTCTGTAGTTATTAATACCATACATAAATCTAAAGGAATGCAATATCCTATAGTATGGTTTCCTTTTGCTATTAATTTTCTAAAAGTTCAAAATGGAACTTATTATAATCCAAAAACTAAAAAAAATACTTTAAATTTCAAAGTTACAAAAAAAAATATCAATAAACATATAAATGAAATGATGTCAGAAAAATTAAGATTAATATATGTAGCATTAACAAGATCAATATGGCACTGTAGTTTGAGTATATCACAAGAATTAATCAATGATAAAAATATAAAATATTATAAAAAGTACAATATAAAATATTCTAGCCCTATAGGTTATTTGCTAAAAAATAATAAAGATTTAACAATTAATGAAACAATTAATAAATTAATAAGAAAAAAAAATAGCAATATAGAAATATTAACAAATAATTTATATAAAAAAGAAAAAATTACAGAAATTAAATCAGATATGATAGATTTTAAAAAAACAAATACTGATATAAATTTAATAAAAAAAGAAAAATGGAGTATTTTAAGCTATTCAAATATAAAAAAAAATAATAAATTAGAGTTTAATAATAAAAAATTAAATAAAAATATAAAAAATAAAAATAATTTAACAATTAAAAACTTTCCTCAAGGATTAAATACTGGTTTATTAATGCATGAAATTCTAAAAAAAATAAACTTTAAACAAAAAATAAAAATAAAACTAATACATCAAATATTAAAAAAATACAATTTTAATTATAAATGGTTAAATATAGTTTTACAATGGACTAAATATATTTTAAATAAAAAATTAAATATTAAAAATTTATATCTATGTAAAATTAAAGAAGAAAATTTAATAAAAGAATTAAACTTTTATTTGCTTATAAAAAATAGAATAACTGAAATAAAGTTTAATGAAGTAATTAAAAAATTTGATAATATATCAAATGCTTCTAAAAATATAAAATTTACTGATACAAAAGGAATTTTTTACGGAAAAATTGATCTAATATTTAAGTGGAGTAAAAAATATTATATTCTTGATTACAAATCAAACTGGATAGGAGAAAACAATCAAAATTATAAATTTGATTATTTAATTAAAGAGATAAAAAAATATAGATATGATATACAATATCACATATATAGTTTAGCTCTACATAGATATTTAAAAAGTAAAATAAAAAAATATGATTTCAAAAAATATTTTGGAGGTATATTTTACTTCTTTATAAGAGCAGCTAAAAGTAAAAATATAAAAGAAGGGATATTCTATAAAATACCTGAAGAAAATTTAATTAAAAGTTTAGATAAATTATTTGATTAA
- the fbaA gene encoding class II fructose-bisphosphate aldolase, which translates to MQKIFNILKPGVLNGYEANKLFNFAKKNKFAIPAVNCINTDSINSTMEAASKSNSPIIIQFSLGGSAFIAGKGINNANYKNHQISILGAISGAYHVHLMAEHYNIPVILHTDHCNKKSLPWIDGLIIKGEEFFYKTGKPLFTSHMLDLSEENIEENLKICKKYFKNMNKIDMALEMELGCTGGEEDGIDNSKIKKSFLYTKPKDVNYAFEKLNEISENFTIAASFGNVHGVYKPGSINLKPSILKESQIYVSKKQKIKDNKPLKFVFHGGSGSNIEDIQKSIKYGVIKINIDTDIQWATWLGVFKYYKKNKEYLNKQIGNKKNKNSPNKKYYDPRSWIRYAQKSIINRLNISFEQTNSKNTL; encoded by the coding sequence ATGCAAAAAATATTTAATATTTTAAAACCTGGGGTTCTTAATGGGTATGAAGCAAATAAATTGTTTAATTTTGCAAAAAAAAATAAATTTGCTATACCGGCTGTAAATTGTATAAATACAGATTCAATTAATTCAACTATGGAAGCAGCCAGCAAATCAAATTCTCCGATAATTATTCAATTTTCTCTAGGAGGATCTGCTTTTATTGCAGGTAAAGGCATAAATAATGCTAACTATAAAAATCATCAAATATCTATTTTAGGAGCAATATCAGGTGCATATCATGTACATTTAATGGCTGAACATTATAATATTCCTGTAATTCTTCATACTGATCATTGCAATAAAAAATCACTACCATGGATTGATGGATTAATAATTAAAGGAGAAGAATTTTTTTATAAAACTGGTAAACCATTATTTACATCTCATATGTTAGATTTATCTGAAGAAAATATAGAAGAAAATTTAAAAATATGTAAAAAATATTTTAAAAATATGAATAAAATTGATATGGCTTTAGAAATGGAATTAGGATGTACTGGAGGAGAAGAAGATGGAATAGACAATTCTAAAATTAAAAAATCTTTTTTATATACAAAACCAAAAGATGTAAATTATGCATTTGAAAAGTTAAATGAGATTAGCGAAAATTTCACTATAGCTGCATCTTTTGGTAATGTTCATGGAGTATATAAACCAGGAAGCATAAATCTTAAACCATCTATTTTAAAAGAATCTCAAATTTATGTAAGTAAAAAACAAAAAATAAAAGATAACAAACCACTTAAATTTGTATTTCATGGTGGATCAGGATCTAATATAGAAGATATACAAAAATCTATAAAATATGGAGTAATAAAAATAAATATAGATACAGATATACAATGGGCTACATGGTTAGGAGTATTTAAATATTATAAAAAAAATAAAGAATATTTAAATAAACAAATAGGGAACAAAAAAAATAAAAATAGTCCTAACAAAAAATATTATGATCCTAGAAGCTGGATACGTTATGCACAAAAATCTATAATAAATAGATTGAATATTTCATTTGAACAAACAAATTCTAAAAATACTTTATAA
- the recD gene encoding exodeoxyribonuclease V subunit alpha, with protein sequence MKNTKIIKLLKQAAKKSIINYIDIYFAESICNIENKKIFISIVCLSHNFQKGNSCLPISKINPKLFNNNNLIKKIFDIIGNNINWNLKLKSSKIIGDKKNFLNKPIILNNKKLYLNKIWKEEVQIFEFIKKNININTKINNKKYNKIIYKLSNNENYDLTQKKAISMALKRKITFIIGGPGTGKTTTIFTILKYFIKLSKPNTKIKLLAPTGKATFRLKESIKNSIKLDKLLNKQIINYKIETIHKFLEKNKKNEKENIINKKKEFLNIIDLIIIDESSMVDSYIMSKLLNIINRDTKIIFVGDPNQLYPVKHGSFLKDVSYFYNITKKQNNNFIRNNICKLKENYRFSSKSDIHNLAVAIYKKEIHKIYKIINKKNSKIIFFDVKSDYEYNNMIIKIVNNYKLYWLSVKNELNPKKIIKIFNQNKVLCMMRIGKLGIKKINKKIEKQMMNENIIQYDKINDWYIGKPIMIIKNNNELKLSNGDIGITIKDKNKEMSVCFIKNNNIKKVKTYLINEYETAWAITVHKSQGSEFENISLIIPEKFSNFLTKELIFTAVTRAKKTVSIYSRKKILNKIINNEGRRDSGMVEKFLYLNKRK encoded by the coding sequence ATGAAAAACACAAAGATAATAAAATTATTAAAACAAGCAGCTAAAAAATCAATAATTAATTATATTGATATATATTTTGCCGAATCTATATGTAATATAGAAAATAAAAAAATATTCATATCTATAGTATGTTTAAGTCATAATTTTCAAAAAGGAAATAGTTGTTTACCTATTAGTAAAATAAATCCAAAATTATTTAATAATAATAATTTAATAAAAAAAATATTTGATATTATAGGAAATAATATAAATTGGAATTTAAAACTGAAAAGCAGCAAAATAATTGGTGATAAAAAAAATTTTCTTAATAAACCAATTATTTTAAATAATAAAAAACTATATCTAAATAAAATTTGGAAAGAAGAAGTACAAATTTTTGAATTTATAAAAAAAAATATTAATATAAATACAAAAATAAATAATAAAAAATATAATAAAATTATATATAAATTATCTAATAATGAAAATTATGATTTAACACAAAAAAAAGCTATTAGCATGGCCTTAAAACGTAAAATAACATTTATTATAGGAGGGCCTGGAACAGGAAAAACAACTACTATATTTACAATATTAAAATATTTTATAAAACTATCAAAACCAAATACAAAAATAAAACTATTAGCTCCAACAGGTAAAGCAACTTTTAGATTAAAAGAATCTATAAAAAATTCTATTAAACTAGATAAATTATTAAATAAACAAATAATAAATTATAAAATAGAAACTATACATAAATTTTTAGAAAAAAATAAAAAAAATGAAAAAGAAAATATAATAAACAAAAAAAAAGAATTTTTAAATATCATAGATTTAATTATTATAGATGAATCTTCTATGGTTGATTCATATATAATGAGTAAATTACTAAACATAATAAATAGGGATACTAAAATAATATTTGTTGGAGATCCTAATCAATTATACCCTGTCAAACATGGATCATTTTTAAAAGATGTATCTTATTTTTACAATATAACAAAAAAACAAAATAATAATTTTATAAGAAACAATATATGTAAATTAAAAGAAAATTATAGATTTTCATCTAAATCTGATATTCACAATTTAGCAGTAGCAATATATAAAAAAGAAATACATAAAATATATAAAATAATAAATAAAAAAAATAGTAAAATTATTTTTTTTGATGTTAAATCAGATTATGAATATAATAATATGATCATAAAAATAGTAAATAACTATAAATTATACTGGTTATCTGTAAAAAATGAATTAAATCCAAAAAAAATTATTAAAATATTTAATCAAAACAAAGTATTATGTATGATGAGAATAGGAAAACTAGGAATAAAAAAAATAAATAAAAAAATAGAAAAACAAATGATGAATGAAAATATTATTCAATATGACAAAATTAATGATTGGTATATAGGAAAACCTATAATGATAATCAAAAATAACAATGAACTAAAATTGTCAAATGGAGATATTGGAATAACAATTAAAGATAAAAACAAAGAAATGAGCGTATGTTTTATTAAAAATAATAATATTAAAAAAGTAAAAACATATTTAATTAATGAATATGAAACAGCATGGGCTATAACTGTACATAAATCACAAGGTTCTGAATTTGAAAATATATCACTAATTATTCCGGAAAAATTTTCTAATTTTTTAACAAAAGAATTAATTTTCACAGCAGTAACAAGAGCAAAAAAAACTGTATCGATTTATTCAAGAAAAAAAATATTAAATAAAATTATAAACAATGAAGGAAGAAGAGATAGTGGAATGGTGGAAAAATTTTTATATTTAAATAAAAGAAAATAA
- the mscS gene encoding small-conductance mechanosensitive channel MscS, with the protein MEKFNLIYDIYHINDWVTINRELLIHYIINIIWAIAIFIIGKSIAKIISNGINKVLILRNIDITISNFISSIMRYSIITFTVIASLSKIGVQTTSIIAVLGTAGMAIGLALQGSLSNLSAGIILVTLRTLRTGEYVDLGGILGTILNVHIFYTILKTVDGKIAVIPNSKIINGSIINYSREPIRRNEFIIVVSYNSDIDLVKKIIQKVINEENRVIKDKDIIIGIKKIDLEAIYFTIRCWSKIDEYNSVYWDLMSKFKKSLDKNNININCNKININVFL; encoded by the coding sequence ATGGAAAAATTTAATTTAATATATGATATTTATCATATAAATGATTGGGTAACAATAAATAGAGAATTATTAATACATTATATTATAAATATAATCTGGGCTATAGCCATTTTTATTATTGGTAAATCAATTGCAAAGATTATATCTAATGGAATAAATAAAGTGTTAATTTTAAGAAATATTGATATTACTATTTCTAATTTTATATCCTCAATCATGCGTTACAGTATAATTACATTTACAGTAATTGCTTCATTAAGCAAAATAGGAGTACAAACAACTTCAATAATTGCGGTATTAGGAACTGCGGGAATGGCAATAGGTTTAGCTTTACAAGGATCTTTATCTAATTTATCTGCAGGAATTATTCTAGTAACATTAAGAACATTACGTACAGGAGAATATGTTGATTTAGGAGGTATATTAGGCACTATTTTAAATGTACATATTTTTTATACTATATTAAAAACAGTAGACGGTAAAATAGCAGTAATACCTAATAGTAAAATAATTAATGGAAGTATTATAAACTATTCAAGAGAACCTATAAGAAGAAATGAATTTATAATTGTTGTATCATATAATTCAGATATTGATTTAGTAAAAAAAATAATACAAAAAGTGATAAATGAAGAAAATAGAGTAATAAAAGATAAAGATATAATAATTGGAATAAAAAAAATTGATTTAGAAGCTATATATTTTACTATTAGATGTTGGAGTAAAATAGATGAATATAATTCAGTATACTGGGATTTAATGAGCAAATTTAAAAAATCATTAGATAAAAATAACATTAATATTAACTGTAATAAAATAAATATAAACGTATTTTTATAA
- a CDS encoding UvrD-helicase domain-containing protein — MQKKIDIINININEDMIIESSAGTGKTHAISLIYLKLLLGIDYPKSLPVEKILIITFTNLAVDELKKRIKNNVYELKLACFKKKVILKK, encoded by the coding sequence ATGCAAAAGAAAATAGATATAATAAATATCAATATTAATGAAGATATGATAATTGAATCATCAGCAGGAACAGGTAAAACTCATGCTATATCATTAATATATTTAAAATTATTATTAGGTATAGATTATCCTAAAAGTTTACCAGTAGAAAAAATTTTAATTATAACATTTACTAATTTAGCTGTAGATGAGCTAAAAAAAAGAATTAAAAATAATGTATATGAATTAAAACTAGCTTGCTTTAAAAAAAAAGTAATATTAAAGAAATAA